TAAAGCAGGTTTAACAGGAACATTAGCCGAAGGTGAATTAGAACATAAACTAGAAGGGAATAAAGTTGATATTAAGTTTGTACAGGTAGCATATTCTACAATAGCAGATAGTCTTGTTAAAGTTTCAAAATCTGATGTTGAAAGTTATATAAATAAAAACAAAAAGAAATACGAAGTTGATGCTTCAAGAGATATTAAGTTTGTTGAGTTTAAAGAGGCGCCAAGTGTTGAAGATGAAAATGCTATAAAAGCTCAGTTAGAAGGATTGTTAAAAGACAAAGTTGAATACAACCAAGTTTCAAAAGCAAATGAAAATATTGTAGGCTTTTTAAATACAACTGATAACGAAGGGTTTATTAATTCGAATTCAGATATTAAATTTGATAATCGCTTTGTATTCAAATCAAGTTTGCCAACAGCTTTTGCCGATAGTATTTATAATTTAAATGTAGGTGAAGTTTTTGGACCGTATAAGGATAATGGGTATTTCAAAATATCAAAAGTTATTGCTGTTAAACAAATTCCAGATTCAGCAAAAGTAAGACACATATTATTACCATTTATTGGTTCTCAAAGTGCAGGACCAGATGTAACTCAATCTGAAGCACAAGCTAAAGCGACTGCCGATAGTCTTTTAACAGTTCTTAAATCTAATCGTTCTAAGTTTCCTGATTTTGTAAAAGAATTTTCTTCAGATCAAGGAAGCGTTGAAAAAGAAGGACGTTACGATTGGCATGCTTATAATACAATGGTTCCTGAATTTAACGATTTTGAATTTGAAGGTGAAGTAGGCGATTTAGGCGTAGTTAAAACTGTTTTCGGTTTTCATATTATGGAAATTGAAGGTCAAAAAAACAAAACTAAAGCAGTACAAGTAGGAACAATAGCTAGAAGAATTGAGCCATCAGAAACTACAGTAGATAAAGTTTTTAGAGATGCTTCAAATTTTGAAATTAAAGTAGCTGATAATGACTTTGAAGAAGTTGCTAAAGAAAATAAATTTACAGTAAAACCTGTAAATGGTATAAAAGTTTTAGATGAAAACATACCAGGTGTTGGTAGTCAAAGACCAATAGTGCGTTGGGCTTTCGAAGAAGATGCTAAAATTGGAGATGTAAAACGTTTTAATGTACCTAATGGCTATGTTATTGCACAATTGGTAGCTAAGCATAAAGAAGGCTTAATGTCTGTTGAAGATGCTACGGCAAGCGTGTTGCCAGCCATAAGAAAAGAAAAGAAAGCAGAAATGATTAGAGATAGAGTTTCAGCTACAACTTTAGAGGATTTAGCGGCAGCAGAAAACACAACTGTGAGATCTGCGTCTGCAATTAATATGAAAAACCCAACTATTTCTGGAGCAGGAAGAGAACCTTTAGTTGTTGGAGCTGCTTTCGGATTAAATGAAGGGGAAACATCAAGTTTAATTGATGGTAATAATGGTGTTTATTTGATTCAAGTAACTAAAGTTACACCAGCTGTAGAGTTAGATAATTATCAAGCTGCAGCTAATAGAGTAGAGCAACAAAAAACAAATGTAGTAACATCTAAATTGTACAACGCTTTAAAAGAAGCTTCAGATATTGAAGATAATAGAGCAAAAACACAAATTCAGTAATAGATACCTTTTTTGAAATTGTAAAAATTTCAATGAAAAAAAAGCCAAACTTTTAAGTTTGGCTTTTTTTTGTCCAATATTTTTAAATAATAAACCAAAGGTCTATTTCATAACAATACTAAAGCTTTATATAATATATTTGAAATAATAGTTAACCGTTATTTTTATTAAACAAAACTGTGAATAAGAATATGAGGTTATTTTAAATATAATTTAGAATATAAAAGCAAATGGTAAATGGTATTATATCACCTATGGTAACTCCTTTGTTGTCCGACAATCTCTCTTTGGACGTTAATGGTGTTAATAGGTTAATAGAACATATAATTACAGGAGGTGTTCATGGTTTATTTATTCTTGGAACCACTGGTGAAGCCACCAGTTTAAGTTATAAAACACGTGAACAACTTATTGTTGAGAGTTGTAAAATAGTTAATAAGAGACTTCCAGTTTTTGTTGGGATTTCAGATACTTCAATAGAGGAAAGTTTAAATTTAGCATCAATAGCTCATAAAGCTGGGGCATCGGCTGTTGTAACGGCTCCTCCATTTTATTACGGTTTAGGTCAGGAAGAGTTGTTTAAATATTATTGGAGTCTTGCAGATCAACTTCCTTTACCGCTTTTCCTATATAATATGCCTTCACATACTAAAGTTAATATAGATAGAGAAACCGTAGTTCGTTTAGCGGAACATAAAAATATTATTGGCTTAAAAGATAGTTCTGCTAATACTGTATATTTTCAATCACTTTGTTATTTGCTGAAATCTAAAGATGATTTTACGCTATTGGTTGGTCCAGAAGAAATCACATCAGAAACCGTTTTGATGGGAGGAAATGGAGGTGTGAACGGAGGTTCTAATCTTTTTCCAAAACTTTATGTAGAGCTTTATAAAGCAACAATCGCTAAAGATTTTGCTCGTATAAACATACTCCAAAATTTAGTGATGGAGATTGCTACTAAGGTGTATACATTAGGGTCTTATGGTTCTAGTTATCTTAAAGGAATGAAAGGTGCTCTTGCTGCATTAGGAATTATTGAAGCTAATATAGCACCACCATTTAATACTTTTGAAGAAAAGGAGATGACAGAAGTTGTTAAAAATATTAAACGCATTGAAATAGAGATAGCAAAAGTGTTGTAATTCAATTTACAATTTAACTCTAACCAAGTTAAAACGCTTAAACTATTAAAACTCATATTTATGTAAAGCTTGCCTACACAACTAACTAATAAAATTAACATTAATGAATACCATCGATATTGTAGTCTTTTTTGTTTACATAGGAGGAATAGCGCTTTTTGGAGGGTCATTCTTTAAAAAAAATAGAACATCTTCATCATATACTGTAGGTAATAAAGATATTCCTAGTTGGGTCGTAACGATGTCTATTTTTGCTACGTTTGTAAGTAGTATAAGTTATTTAGCTCTACCTGGAAATGCTTTTCAATCTAATTGGAGTGCATTGGTTTTTAGTTTGTCGCTTCCCATAGCGACGTTAATTGCAGTTAAATACTTTGTCCCTTTATATCGAAAAATTAACAGTCCGTCAGCATATACTTTTATGGAACAACGTTTTGGTCCTTGGGCTAGAATTTATGTTTCTATTTGTTATTTGCTTACCCAATTAATGCGTATTGGTACTATTTTGTACTTACTAGCCTTAACACTTAATGCTATAGCTGGTTGGGATATTGCGACTATTATTGTGTTTACGGGGTTAATTGTAGCTGTTTATTCTATGCTTGGAGGTATTACTGCGGTACTTTGGACAGATGCTATTCAAGGCATTATTTTAATTGTAGGTGCCATAGTGTGTATTGGTTATATGCTTTTTAGCATGCCCGAAGGTCCTTCTCAAATATTTACTATTGCAGCAGACCATGATAAGTTTAGCTTAGGTAGTTTTAATTTAGATTTATCTAAGCCAACATTTTGGGTTGTTTTAGTTTACGGTGTTTTTATTAACCTTCAAAATTTCGGAATCGATCAAAATTATGTACAGCGTTATATGGTTTTAAAATCAGATAAAGAAGCTCAAAAATCAGCCTTAATTGGTGGTTTAATATATTTACCAATTTCAGCGCTGTTTCTCTTTATAGGAACTGCGCTTTATGGATATTATAATTCTGCTGAAACATTGCCTTTAGCACTTCAAGATATCAGTAAAGGCGATCGCGTATTTCCTTATTTTATTGTGAATGCCCTTCCGTCAGGAGTAACAGGTTTAATGATAGCATCTATTTTTGCTGCAGGAATGAGTACGATTTCAACAAGTTTTAATAGCTCTGCTACTGTATTTTTAACCGATTATTATAACAAGTATTTCACAAAAGATGCATCTGACAAAAAGCGAATGCAAGTACTTTATATATCTTCAATAATTATTAGTATTCTAGGTATTGGTATTGCTATTGCCATGATAAACGTTAAGAGTGCATTAGATGCTTGGTGGAAATTGTCATCTATTTTTAGTGGTGGTATGTTAGGGTTATTTCTTTTGGGAATTTTTTCAAAAACAAAAAATACTAAAGGTGCAATTACAGGAATGATTGCTGGGATACTAGTGATTCTTTGGTTAACATTTTCTGAAACCATTTTTGGTAAAGATTCGGTTGGTGCATCATTTCATACCTATTTAACTATTGTGTTCGGAACAATAGCTATCTTCCTTGTTGGCTTTTTAGTGTCTATAATAATGAAACCTAAAAATCAGTCTGTTTAATTTTAAAGATTGAATAAAATAAATTAAAAATGAATTATAAAAGTTTAATTGGACAGCTACCAAAAATAGGCATCAGACCTGTAATTGATGGTAGACTAGATGGTGTTAGAGAGTCTCTTGAAACCTCAACGATGAATATGGCAAAAATTGCCGCCGATTTCTTGTCTAAAAATTTAAGACACGCAGATGGTAGCAAAGTAGAATGTGTTATTTCAGATACGTGTATTGGAGGAGTTGCTGAAGCAGCTGCTTCTGCCGATAAATTTTCAAGAGATGGTGTTGGTGTAAGTTTAACGGTAACACCATGTTGGTGTTATGGTAGTGAAACTATAGATATGGATGCGTCAAATCCAAAAGCTATTTGGGGGTTTAATGGTACGGAGCGTCCAGGTGCTGTTTATTTAGCAGCAGCTTTAGCAGGACATAACCAAAAAGGAATTCCTGCTTTTGGTATTTATGGAAGAGATGTTCAAGATAGTGACGATACCAGTATTCCAGAAGATGTTCAAGAAAAATTATTGCTTTTCGGAAAAGCAGGATTAGCAGTTGCAACCATGAAAGGAAAGTCATATTTGTCTATGGGCTCTGTTTCTATGGGAATTGCGGGCTCGATTCTAGATCCTAATTTCTTTGAAAGCTATTTAGGTATGCGTTGTGAAAATATCGATATGTCTGAATTTATTAGAAGAATAGAACAAGAAATCTATGATAAAGAAGAATTTACAAAAGCATTAGCTTGGGCAAAAGAAAACTGTAAAGAAGGTAAAGATTATAATCCAGAAGACAGACAGAAATCAAGAGCCGAATTAGATAAAGACTGGGAGTTTGTTGTAAAAATGGCATTAATTTGTCGCGATTTAATGATAGGGAATCCTAAGTTAAAAGATATAGGATATGCTGAAGAAGCTTTAGGTAGAAACGCTATTTCTGGAGGTTTTCAAGGACAACGTCAATGGACCGATCATTTTCCTAATGGTGACTTTATGGAAGCTATTTTAACTTCATCTTTCGATTGGAATGGCATCAGGCAACCTTTTATGTTCGCCACCGAAAATGATAGTTTAAACGGTATTTCCATGTTATTTGGACATTTAATAACTGGAGCAGCACAAATATTTAGCGACGTTCGTACCTATTGGAGTCCGGAAGCTGTAAAACGTGTTACAGGACACGCTTTAACAGGTGATGCATCAAACGGATTTATTCATCTTATAAACTCAGGAGCTTCTGCTTTGGATGGTACAGGGGAGCAATCCATTGATGGTAAACCAGCTATGAAACCTTGGTGGGACATCACTGAAAGTGAAGTGGAAAAATGTTTAGAAAACACCACTTGGGGACCTGGAATGTTAGAATATTTTAGAGGCGGAGGTTTTTCATCTACCTTTAAAACAAAAGGCGGTATGCCAGTTACTATGTGTCGAATTAATATAGTCAAAGGTATTGGTCCTGTGTTGCAAATTGCCGAAGGAAAAACCATAGAACTTCCGGAAGATGTACATAATACAATAAACGAGCGGACCAATCCTACATGGCCAACCACTTGGTTTGTACCAAATTTAACGGGTAAAGGCGCTTTTAAAGATGTCTATAGTGTTATGGCAAATTGGGGGGCTAATCACGGAGCGTTCACCTACGGGCATATTGGAGCCGATTTAATTACACTAGCTTCTATGTTAAGAATTCCTGTGAATATGCATAATGTGTCTGAAGATAAAATTTTCCGGCCAAGTGCTTGGGCGTCTTTTGGTATGGATCCAGAATCGTCAGATTATAGAGCATGTGCCACTTATAAAGCCTTGTACAGTTAAAAATATATTTTAGAGTGTTACCTTTTATCCTGAACTTAGTTCAGGAACAGGTCAGGCTTTCCACTATATCTTTTGTTTTTTGTCATTCCTGAGTAGGCAGGGATCCATTAATATTGTAAACGTAAATTTTAAAAGTTCAGGGGTAATTAAAGAAAAACAAAAGGATGCCGCGTCAATCCCTAAGGCAAAAAAAGAGACTTCGATATTTTAATCAAAGTCTCTTTTTTTTAGATTAGATGTGAAATATTTTTAAAATTTAAAAACCATATCATCATAATCAACAACTGTATTGAAACCTTTATTTTTAAAGTAATTTTTAGGGTTTTCTCTAGCCGTAACTAAAACAAAATCGCCACCCCAAGCACCAAGACTTTTTATTGAACCATTAAAGTCTTTAAACAATAACTCTTTTACAGTGTCTTGTTTTATAATTTTTGAAATGAAGCTTTCATGCTGCTTTATTAAAGAATCAAAAGTCTCTATAGTTTTGCAGCTAATAATCTTTGTAGTGATATCGTTTATTTCAGAAATAACAGATTCTAAATTGGATTTATTAGCGTTGTAAGTGACAATACCGTCGCGACTATTTTGTTTTTTATTTAAGTAAACAAAATATAAGTGTTCTTTAAATATGGGATTAAAATCAACTTGTTTTATTGCTATCCTTTCTTTTTGTAATTGATAGGTAATTGGGCCGTTGTTTTGTGCGCAAGCAATATCATAACCACTACCACCAAAAGTTAGATTAAGCAATTCAAAAGCATTTACGTTTGCCCATTGTGCCACATTATTTATTAAAGTTGAAGACGTTCCTAGTCCCCAGTTTTTTGGAAATGTTAGCGATGTGGTTATTTTAAATCCGGTATTAGTATTTAAAAAATCAGGATTTAGTGTTTTGGCAGCATTTAAAATTTGAATGACTCTTTCAGATATATCATTATCAAGATTTGAAAAACCGGAAGTAATCTGCTCAATTAAAAAGGTGTCTTCAAACCAAATAGTACCAAGTTCATCTAAACTTTTCCAAATAATTTTAGGTTCATCAATGTGTTCGATATGTAATGATTGCCCTTGTTTTGTAGGAACAGCGAGCGATAAAGCACCATCAAGAACCACATATTCTCCAGTAAGTAAAAGTTTTCCGTTGCTGTAATACTTTTGCATGCGTTAATTGTTATGCTTTAATCGTAAATTTTTAATAGCGTCAACAACAGCGCTATGAGATACCGTATTTTTTTTAAAATACGCGGTTAGCGTTTCTTTTTCAATAGGTGTCGCTTCAAACTGATTTAAAATATTCATCAAATGCATTTTCATATGCCCTTCTTGAATTCCTGTGGTCGTAAGCGAGCGTAAAGCAGCAAAATTTTGAGCTAAACCAGCAACAGCAACAATTTGCATTAATTCTTTAGCGCTTGGGTGGTGCAATAATTCTAATGATAATTTTACTAACGGATGTAAGCCTGTAAGTCCGCCAACAGTACCTAATGCCAAGGGTATTTCCATCCAAAAAGTAAATATGCCATTTTCAACTTTAGCGTGCGATAAACTACTGTATTTTCCGTTTCTAGAGGCGTAGGCATGAACCCCAGCTTCTACAGCTCTAAAGTCATTACCTGTAGCTAAAACAACAGCATCAATACCATTCATAATGCCTTTATTGTGGGTTACCGCTCTATAAGGTTCAACTTCAGCAATGTTTACGGCTTGAACAAATTTATTAGCAAACTCTTCAGAAGAGATGGTTTTGTCTTCATTTAAATCCTCAACCTTGCAACTCACTTCGGCACGAACTAAACAGTCTGGAACATAATTAGAAAGAATACTCATAACTATTTGAATGTTTTTTTCTTCAGCAGAAAAAGCATCAAATACTAAAGCTTCTTTTTTAAAAGTTTTTGCAAATTCCTCTAAACAGGAATTAATAAAATTGGCACCCATAGCATCCAATGTTTCAAAAGATGCATGTAGTTGGTAATAGCCTTTTATGTCTTGTGTTTTGTCTCGTAATTCAATATCTATAATGCCACCACCACGCTTTTCCATATTTTTGGTAATGGGTGTTGCATGCTCTATTAGTTTTGGTTTTATGTAATTAAAAAAGGTTTTTAATGTTTCAACATGACCATAATACATAAAATGTACTTGTCCAATTTTTGTTGTAGATATGACTTGTGTTTTAAATCCACCTCTATTCATCCAGAATTTAGCAGCTTTACTAGCTGCTGCAACTACCGAGCTTTCTTCAATAGCCATGGGGATGGTATATAATTTATCGTTTATTAAAAAATTAGGAGCTACACCAAGCGGTAAATAGTAATTGGAAATCGTGTTTTCAATAAACTCGTCGTGTAGTTGCTGTAATATTTCGTCATCATTCCAATATTGTTTTAAAATACGTTTGGCATTATCAGTATTAGAAAAATAAGTTTCAACGATCCAATCAATTTTTTCAGATTTTGATAATTTAGAAAAACCAGCAATAGATTTACTCATAAAAAGGTAATTTACAATGCAAAGATACCACTCTTAGTATGAAAATAGAAAACGTTGTTTAAAACTCGAAGATATTTAAGTGTTAATTTAAAAGGTTTTTTGCGTGAATTTTAGTAAACTTGTCATCGTTTTACGGAATAAACATCATTTTTAATGAAATACCTAAAATTCTACTTTTATATTTGTACTTTTTTCGTTACAATTTTATCTGCACAACCTAAAGAAATATCCCTTGAAGAAATTTGGACAGGAGCTTATAGAACCGAAAGCATGGAAGTTTTACATTCCATGGCTAATGGACAACAATATTCCGTTTTAAATTTTGATAGGAAAGCAGGTTTTACATCTATAGATATTTACAGCTATAAAACGCTTGAAAAGGTTAAAACCATAGTAGATTCTAGAAATATAAAAGCGCTAAGATATTTTTCAGATTATACGTTTAGTAAGGATGAAAGTAAAGTAATTTTAGCAACTAATCAGGAATCAATTTACAGGTATTCTAAACTTGGGAATTATTATGTGTTTAATATAAAGGATAATTCTATTACATCTATTTCTGAAGACAAAATTCAAGAACCTACCTTTTCGCCAGATGGCACTAAGGTCGCTTTTGCGAAAGCAAATAATTTATATATAAAAGATTTAATTTCTGGCAAAACAACTCAAATAACCTTTGATGGTAAAAAGAATGAAATAATTAATGGTATTACCGATTGGGTTTACGAAGAAGAATTTTCTGAAAGTCAATTAACTTATAAAGAAGTCTATTCTTTTGTTCGTGCTTTTGAATGGAATACAGATAGTGATAAAATAGCGTTTATTCGTTTTGATGAAACCAATGTTCCAGAGTTTTCTATGGATATTTATGGGGAAGACCTATACCAAACGCAGCAAGTTTTTAAATACCCAAAAGCTGGAGAAGCTAACTCTGAAGTGTCTTTACATATATATAATTTGCAAAATGAAAATACTAAAGAAGTTAAATTAGATAAGGCTTATAATGATTTTTATATTCCTAGAATAAAATGGACGAAAAACCCTGATTTACTTAGTGCTCAATATTTAAATAGACACCAAAATGAATTGGATTTATGGTTTGTTAATGCCAAAACAGAAACGTCTACTTTGGTATTAGAAGAAAAGGATGATGCTTTTGTTAATGTGACTAATAATTTAACCTTTTTAAAAGACGATAGTTTTATTTGGACAAGTGATAAGGATGGTTTTAACCATATTTATCATTACGATAAAAACGGAAAACTCATAAATCAAATAACCAAAGGAAATTGGGAGGTTACGAGTTATTATGGTTATGATGAAAAGACGAATAGCGTTTTTTATCAATCAACCGAAATGGGTTCGATAAATCGTGATGTATATTCAATAAAATTAAATGGTCGAGGTAAAA
The nucleotide sequence above comes from Flavobacteriaceae bacterium HL-DH10. Encoded proteins:
- a CDS encoding SurA N-terminal domain-containing protein, which translates into the protein MAVLNKIRQRSLFLIIVIALALFSFVLADLFKNGDALTAKSQNIVATINGKDITREDFLQKVEAAQRQAGPSATSTQVMNRVWEQEVRQAVMETQFEELGITVEKDQMRDLLKTALATNPQFLNEAGLFDENKLNEYIANLKETSPVGFEGWVNYEKSIAANGLQQNYFNMVKAGLTGTLAEGELEHKLEGNKVDIKFVQVAYSTIADSLVKVSKSDVESYINKNKKKYEVDASRDIKFVEFKEAPSVEDENAIKAQLEGLLKDKVEYNQVSKANENIVGFLNTTDNEGFINSNSDIKFDNRFVFKSSLPTAFADSIYNLNVGEVFGPYKDNGYFKISKVIAVKQIPDSAKVRHILLPFIGSQSAGPDVTQSEAQAKATADSLLTVLKSNRSKFPDFVKEFSSDQGSVEKEGRYDWHAYNTMVPEFNDFEFEGEVGDLGVVKTVFGFHIMEIEGQKNKTKAVQVGTIARRIEPSETTVDKVFRDASNFEIKVADNDFEEVAKENKFTVKPVNGIKVLDENIPGVGSQRPIVRWAFEEDAKIGDVKRFNVPNGYVIAQLVAKHKEGLMSVEDATASVLPAIRKEKKAEMIRDRVSATTLEDLAAAENTTVRSASAINMKNPTISGAGREPLVVGAAFGLNEGETSSLIDGNNGVYLIQVTKVTPAVELDNYQAAANRVEQQKTNVVTSKLYNALKEASDIEDNRAKTQIQ
- a CDS encoding S9 family peptidase; amino-acid sequence: MKYLKFYFYICTFFVTILSAQPKEISLEEIWTGAYRTESMEVLHSMANGQQYSVLNFDRKAGFTSIDIYSYKTLEKVKTIVDSRNIKALRYFSDYTFSKDESKVILATNQESIYRYSKLGNYYVFNIKDNSITSISEDKIQEPTFSPDGTKVAFAKANNLYIKDLISGKTTQITFDGKKNEIINGITDWVYEEEFSESQLTYKEVYSFVRAFEWNTDSDKIAFIRFDETNVPEFSMDIYGEDLYQTQQVFKYPKAGEANSEVSLHIYNLQNENTKEVKLDKAYNDFYIPRIKWTKNPDLLSAQYLNRHQNELDLWFVNAKTETSTLVLEEKDDAFVNVTNNLTFLKDDSFIWTSDKDGFNHIYHYDKNGKLINQITKGNWEVTSYYGYDEKTNSVFYQSTEMGSINRDVYSIKLNGRGKIRLTKREGTNAASFSADFSYFINMFSSAITPPEYTLNSAKSGDLIKRIKDNEVLSQKLSDYKTSKKEFSTIHVNGEDLNMWMIKPLNFNSSKKYPLLMYQYSGPGSQEVANQWNSANDYWFYYLASKGCVIVCADGRGTPFKGAEFQKCIYGQLGKYAVEDQIAVAKKLSEEPFIDASRIGIWGWSFGGFTSSNCLFKGNDIFKMAIAVAPVSNWRFYDSIYTERFLGTPQENPSGYDDNSPISHVDKLEGDFLLIHGSADDNVHLQNTMRLAEALIQADKQFDWAIYPDKNHGIYGGNTRLHLYKKMTNFINEKLGDKRE
- a CDS encoding hydroxymethylglutaryl-CoA reductase, degradative; amino-acid sequence: MSKSIAGFSKLSKSEKIDWIVETYFSNTDNAKRILKQYWNDDEILQQLHDEFIENTISNYYLPLGVAPNFLINDKLYTIPMAIEESSVVAAASKAAKFWMNRGGFKTQVISTTKIGQVHFMYYGHVETLKTFFNYIKPKLIEHATPITKNMEKRGGGIIDIELRDKTQDIKGYYQLHASFETLDAMGANFINSCLEEFAKTFKKEALVFDAFSAEEKNIQIVMSILSNYVPDCLVRAEVSCKVEDLNEDKTISSEEFANKFVQAVNIAEVEPYRAVTHNKGIMNGIDAVVLATGNDFRAVEAGVHAYASRNGKYSSLSHAKVENGIFTFWMEIPLALGTVGGLTGLHPLVKLSLELLHHPSAKELMQIVAVAGLAQNFAALRSLTTTGIQEGHMKMHLMNILNQFEATPIEKETLTAYFKKNTVSHSAVVDAIKNLRLKHNN
- a CDS encoding L-fucose isomerase, with the translated sequence MNYKSLIGQLPKIGIRPVIDGRLDGVRESLETSTMNMAKIAADFLSKNLRHADGSKVECVISDTCIGGVAEAAASADKFSRDGVGVSLTVTPCWCYGSETIDMDASNPKAIWGFNGTERPGAVYLAAALAGHNQKGIPAFGIYGRDVQDSDDTSIPEDVQEKLLLFGKAGLAVATMKGKSYLSMGSVSMGIAGSILDPNFFESYLGMRCENIDMSEFIRRIEQEIYDKEEFTKALAWAKENCKEGKDYNPEDRQKSRAELDKDWEFVVKMALICRDLMIGNPKLKDIGYAEEALGRNAISGGFQGQRQWTDHFPNGDFMEAILTSSFDWNGIRQPFMFATENDSLNGISMLFGHLITGAAQIFSDVRTYWSPEAVKRVTGHALTGDASNGFIHLINSGASALDGTGEQSIDGKPAMKPWWDITESEVEKCLENTTWGPGMLEYFRGGGFSSTFKTKGGMPVTMCRINIVKGIGPVLQIAEGKTIELPEDVHNTINERTNPTWPTTWFVPNLTGKGAFKDVYSVMANWGANHGAFTYGHIGADLITLASMLRIPVNMHNVSEDKIFRPSAWASFGMDPESSDYRACATYKALYS
- a CDS encoding dihydrodipicolinate synthase family protein, which translates into the protein MVNGIISPMVTPLLSDNLSLDVNGVNRLIEHIITGGVHGLFILGTTGEATSLSYKTREQLIVESCKIVNKRLPVFVGISDTSIEESLNLASIAHKAGASAVVTAPPFYYGLGQEELFKYYWSLADQLPLPLFLYNMPSHTKVNIDRETVVRLAEHKNIIGLKDSSANTVYFQSLCYLLKSKDDFTLLVGPEEITSETVLMGGNGGVNGGSNLFPKLYVELYKATIAKDFARINILQNLVMEIATKVYTLGSYGSSYLKGMKGALAALGIIEANIAPPFNTFEEKEMTEVVKNIKRIEIEIAKVL
- a CDS encoding sodium:solute symporter; translation: MNTIDIVVFFVYIGGIALFGGSFFKKNRTSSSYTVGNKDIPSWVVTMSIFATFVSSISYLALPGNAFQSNWSALVFSLSLPIATLIAVKYFVPLYRKINSPSAYTFMEQRFGPWARIYVSICYLLTQLMRIGTILYLLALTLNAIAGWDIATIIVFTGLIVAVYSMLGGITAVLWTDAIQGIILIVGAIVCIGYMLFSMPEGPSQIFTIAADHDKFSLGSFNLDLSKPTFWVVLVYGVFINLQNFGIDQNYVQRYMVLKSDKEAQKSALIGGLIYLPISALFLFIGTALYGYYNSAETLPLALQDISKGDRVFPYFIVNALPSGVTGLMIASIFAAGMSTISTSFNSSATVFLTDYYNKYFTKDASDKKRMQVLYISSIIISILGIGIAIAMINVKSALDAWWKLSSIFSGGMLGLFLLGIFSKTKNTKGAITGMIAGILVILWLTFSETIFGKDSVGASFHTYLTIVFGTIAIFLVGFLVSIIMKPKNQSV
- a CDS encoding GYDIA family GHMP kinase, with protein sequence MQKYYSNGKLLLTGEYVVLDGALSLAVPTKQGQSLHIEHIDEPKIIWKSLDELGTIWFEDTFLIEQITSGFSNLDNDISERVIQILNAAKTLNPDFLNTNTGFKITTSLTFPKNWGLGTSSTLINNVAQWANVNAFELLNLTFGGSGYDIACAQNNGPITYQLQKERIAIKQVDFNPIFKEHLYFVYLNKKQNSRDGIVTYNANKSNLESVISEINDITTKIISCKTIETFDSLIKQHESFISKIIKQDTVKELLFKDFNGSIKSLGAWGGDFVLVTARENPKNYFKNKGFNTVVDYDDMVFKF